GTCCCATGCCGGTCAACACCTCGGTCATCCGGGCGGTGTCGAGGGGTCCGGTCGCGTCGTGAGAGAGCTGTCTGAGCCGCTCACCGATCACGGACTCGAGCTCTCGGACGGTCTCATCGCCGTCCGGCTCCGTCGCCAGGGAGGAGCGTGCGTCGGCGAGGTAGTCGAGAAGGAGCTCCCGGGCGCTTCTGCTGATTTCGAAGGCGTCGGAATGTCCGCTCAGGCGGATACGTGCGGTCTCGTCCATGTCAGGGTCCGATCGTCTCGAGCATGTGGGTGAGCTGGATCCAGTACGCGCGGAATTCCGTGAGCTGCGCGGTGCCGGACTCCGTGAGTCTCAGGTACTTGCGCGGCGGTCCGGCCGGGGACTCCTGCCACTCATGGGCGAGCAGCCCATCGCGCCGGATCTTGTTCAGGAGCGGGTACAGCGTCCCTTCCTGGACGGGGAAGCCGACCTCGCGCAGCGCTGCGGCGATCTCCGCCGCATAGAGGGGGTGGGGTTCGATCGCGGCCAGGACCAGTGGCTCGAGCAGGCCTCGACGGAGGGCCGTCAGCTTCGAGCTGTTCTCCATGCCGGTACTGTATTGCGTCCTAGTACCTGTGTGCAACACCCCAGGGTTCGCGCGGGCGATGGGCCT
The window above is part of the Brachybacterium vulturis genome. Proteins encoded here:
- a CDS encoding PadR family transcriptional regulator, whose translation is MENSSKLTALRRGLLEPLVLAAIEPHPLYAAEIAAALREVGFPVQEGTLYPLLNKIRRDGLLAHEWQESPAGPPRKYLRLTESGTAQLTEFRAYWIQLTHMLETIGP